The DNA segment ttccccacccccaccagtaACTCAGAACCAGATGGGGTAGCTCTATTGTTACTTTGGCCAAATGAAGGCTGGTCGGAAATGAGCCGTTTCGACAAACCGCATTACGGCAGCAGGTAACACTGGCTGTCCTAGTTCAGGCTCGTGTCTGACATGGCCTGAGGTTTGGTCTTCTTGACCAGGGACTCCTTGAGAGCAGAGTCAGGACAACTGCAGGATGACCCCAGCAACTTTCCTTTTATTAAGGTTAATTTTGCACCCTGGATACAAAACAAGGGTAAGCAAAGTAAACTTCTAATATTCTTAGGGCTTGGCCCCAGACATGGGCTGACAGTTTGCTGCAGGGTGGGCATAATCTATGGTTTAAGCCTCCAGTCCTGATTTAAGTGGACTGTGCTTTctaccccaacccccccccacgcccccagaATAGAGGACTGGAGACATGGAGCAAAGAAGATTGTACTGGAGATTTGCTGGGAAAGCTTCATGTCACAAATGAGACAACTGAGACCCCAGCAAGTAAGGGACACTGCCAACTAGGGGTTGAGTGCACAGTCACCTGGCTTTCCTGTCTGTACCACTGTGTCCCCTCCCCATCAGAGGCCAGCTTCCCAGAGTAAATGGGACTGTTATGGCAAACCCAGTTGTCTGCAGGAAAACAGCGCGTTGTCATCTAAGGCTCTGACTATAGTAGGATTGGGACATCCCAAATTTAAAACTGCTTCCCTTCTATATGTGATCGGGAAAATGATATCATTATTTCCCTGGGTGGGCATCACTAAAATGACAACCATGTTTGGAACTGTGATTTGTGAAAGACACACATGTCACAAAAGCCAATAGTTATGTCCGTAACGTCATTACTAAAAAGCATcacacattataaaatatttaaccaaCAAAAGTAGCCTAGCTTTAGGAACTGTGATCTTTAAATCCCTTGAAAGGTCTtcgagaataaaataaatgaagattgtAGAGCTTcacttttgaaattttcattcaAGCCACACATTCAGACCCTTGCTAATTGCTGCTTTGATGGACTGTGGCACAAGCAGCCAACGCCTCAGATGGGAGCCAAggcaggctggaggaggggaagtggggggagtgggaagggccacaggggtagggagatggggggggagggACTTGCTGTGCGTGGGGGAGACAGTCCTAGAGGGGCGAGGGGACACTGAAAGGTGGGAAAGacgaagagagaaggagaggaaggcgGAGGGCCGCCAAACGTACCCGATATGGTTATGAACACAATTTAATTTCTTGGTATCCCAAGTCCATTCGCAGAGGATCTCACCTTTGatcctctctgcccccagctaAAGCTGCTTGAAAAGATTCACATGCAAACATTTACATATTTCACAAGTCATAGTCACAGTTTTACCACATTTCGTCCACATTCTTAAAATAcactggaaacatttttaaaaattttttttattttaattgcatttcgAAGACAAGACAGCATTCCACTCCCAACGCATAACAATCTTTTAAAACCAAGCCCCTCCTACCGTACTCTTTGTAAAAGCGTAAATGATTGGCTTACCTCAGACTCTTccctaggaaaaaaattatttcatttttttttaaaacacagccaCGCCCACCCTCTTGGAACCAGCCCCATGTGGGTTTGGATCCAGACCTGCCTGTAGCAGATTAAGTGGGGGGggttttcccctcctccctccatccccccaccagGTGAGCTGCGTGTGTGCAGAATACTGAATTTATGTGTGTAGCCCCAACGCCCCCGATACCTGAGTGTCTGGTTTTTCAACCGTAAAGGCGGGAGGGTTTGGCGAACGAATGAGAAGTGAGGAAACGCTTAgcgcaaagggaaaaaagagagaaagacatacAGAGAAAAGGTTATGGAGGCCAGCGAGAGGCGGCCCCCTCTCCCCCGCGCCAGTGGCCCAACACACTCCCCAAGATGTCCCACCACCTTCTCCTCCGCATTTTGCGCGCCGCCCGCTGCAGAGCGCCAGCGCACAGGTACCACCAGAGTGTGCAAACACGGAAAGTTTCTGCCCGCACCATGGCGCAAAACATAAGACAGCCCGTTCCCCAGTACGGGTACACAGTCGGCGGGTAATCTGGGGGTGCCAGGGATGGGAACTGGGGGACACTTGAGCATATCATGCACAGGCGGACACAATATGGACACCAACACACACCAACGACAAGCTGTCTGAGTCCAAGCAGCAGTGCCAGGCGAGGCGGGGGCGCACCTTCCCCAACGACCCCAGCCCACCACGGCCCCAACCGGCCTAGCCTGGGGAACCCTGGGGCCCCTCCCCGGCAGTTCCTGGCTCACCTGAAGCCCCCGCCTTTCTTGccggcccccaccccaggactcGGGGGCATCTTACGGTCGCTGGCGCTGGCTTGTCCAGCCGGAAACGACCCTCAGTGTTGCTCGGCACCACTTTTCTCCCTGGAGGGCACATACTTCGGCCACCCAAGCCCAACCGAGGCCCCCTCCCGCTCCCAGGGTAAAGTTAGGGCCCCTCGCTGGAACTTTCTAGCAGTCTCTTCCCGCCTCGGCCTGGACCCCCTCCTCCCGctgccaggccctgagctccACCGGGCAGCCTTGCCACCCCCTCCCGGGGTCCCCCAGCGGCCCTGCTCCCCGCGGGCAGAGTCCGCCGCATTACCTAGAAGCAGCAGGCGGTGCGTACACATGTACCCCATCTTTTCCTCCTGGAGTTGTTTGTCGATGAGCTTGCTGCGTTTCTTCTCTGCGCGCTTCTGGGCGCGCTTCTCCAGGGCTTCCTTGCGCATCTGTCTGCGCTTCTCCGCCAGAGGAATCTTCTTGACCTTGGGGCTGTGCGAGGCTTTGGGCTGGGGGCTCTCAGATCGGCCGAAGCAGCCCCCGAAGGCCTGCATGAGGAAGTTGCGGAGCAAGTTGCGCCGGGGCTTTCGTCGGCGGCGATTTCGCCGGGGCTGCAGCCAGCGGCGGCATCCGGAGGTCCCATCGTCGGACTCATCGCTGCTGTGGTCGTCGTCGCTGCTGACCGACCCCTCGTCGTCGTCGCGGCTGCGGCCAGACCTGCCCCGCCAGGCAAATGCGCGAGTAGGCTGCGGAGTAGGCGGATCGGCAGCCTGGATCTCGGGGCTGGGGGGTCTAAGGAAGCGGAGCTTGGGTCGGGCTCCAGACGCAGGGGCGGCAGGGGCTGCCCGGGCGGCAGAAGCTGCCCCGGCGGCTGGAGCGGCAGCCCCGGTGGCTGGAGCGTCAGGGGCGGCAGCGGTTGCCCCGGCGGCTGGAGCCGCTGGAGCGTCTGGGGCTGCCCCGGCGGCTGGAGCGTCAGGGGCGGCTGCGGCAGCCCCGGCGGCTGGAGCGTCAGGGGCGGCAGCGGCTGCCCCGGCggctggagaagcaggcttggcCCCAGCGTCAGGGGCTCCGACCCCCGGAGAGGAGACTTTTCCTCCGTCCGCAGCAGCGGTGGCTGAGCCTCCTTCCATCTcggctgcttctccctcaactgggggtctctctccctctgctcgctctctcttaacTGGGGCTCGGGAGACCTCGATGGGCGGGCCGTCAAGCGCGATTGGGGGGCTGTCCATGTTGACGGGAGCGTCGTCGACCCCAACGGGGGCGCTGCCAATCTCGAGCGGGGGTCCGGAGATCTCCATCGGGGGGCTGTCGCCCGCGAAGTGTGCAGGAGATCTGACAGCCTCTCGGGATGGGCTGCCGATGGCGCCTGGGACCCAGAGGGGGGGCTCGTTTGCGGCGGGAGCGAGGAGGACCGCACTCGGGACCTCGGCTGCCGAGGACtggccgccgccaccgccgccgtcGATTTGTGGGATAGCTCGGGGGAGCCCGGGAGGTGGGCTGTCGTCCCCAAAGGCTGCTCCATCAAACTCAAATGGCACAGCCTCCTCAGGGGGAGGGCTGCTGTCTCCTCTGAAGCCTGGGTTTGCAGGTCTGAGAgcttggggctcctggggagGAGTGCTAAAGGCCCCCGCACCTGGGCCTCCTGGAGCAAGGTCTGAGACCTGCAGGACAGGCTGGTTGCCACCTCCCTGGGCAGGCTGCTCAAACTCAAAGGGCATGGCTTCTTCAGGTGGAGGGCTGTAGCCTCCCAGGCCTGGTCCGGCATCACCGAAGGCTCCGTGCTCCATGAGTGCTGGGCTGAAGACCTCAAGGCCTGCACGGGCCCCAGTGGTGTCTCCACGCTGCTCGCAGGTAGGCCAGAAGCCTCCTGAGCTGGGCTGCTCAACCTCGAAGGGCATGGCTTCCTCAGGAGGTGGGCTGTAGCCTCCATGGGCTCTGGCTTCCTCGATGGCCTGGCCCAGGTCCTGGAAGTTGGGCCTGGAGACCTCTGAGGGTCCACAGGTCTCGCCTTCAATCTCGATGGGGACGGGCTCGCTGTGAGGCGGTTCGGTCTCCATCTCTTCGGCTGCGCCAGGCCCAGGACTGGAGGCAGCTGCCCCTGGGGCCTCCAAAGATGGTTGCTGGGGCTGTTCCCCGAGTTCAAGGGGGATATCGCGTTGTCCTGACATATTATTGCCGTCGAGGCAGTTGCGCATGCCCATAACACGGTGGCGGACTCTTAAAATAAACTTGGGGCCCCGTAAGACGGAGCACCCAACCGAACTAgggtgaaaaaatttttttcaaaaaaattcaaagtaccAGCTAGAAAGTTCTTCAACCTCACTTTCCAACCCTCTTGAGGTCTGGGGGTTCAGGGCCTCAAACCCAAGACAGTGGCGGAAGCAACTCTATTGTTGTTGGTGGAGTCTTGGCTCCTTCCTGGCCACTTTTTATCCCCTCAGGCtgtctcctgccccccccccacttggtCTGCCCttgtcccctcctctctctctctctgctccaggcCAGCCCCGCCTGCTTGGATCTGAGGAGCGTGCCGATTCGGTCCGAAAATCGCTCGTAGTGCTCCCTCTCTGCCACCAGAGGACGCCGGCCCCGGTTCTGAGGAGGCTCCGGGAGCTGGATCCTGGCGCCGGCAGCCCTGGACTTTGGGTAAGGGGGCTGATGAGCACAGGCCTCGCAGGGATGTTTTGGTTCCTTCCACTCCTCTCCTGACTGATTTGGAGTCTTTCTCCTCTCTTATCCcctggtcagagagagagagctctcctGCGTTGCGGGACACGTGACGCAAGACGTGGGCCCCAGGCTGCTTGAGCGCAGGAGCTGaaaccctcccccctcccatacCCAAATGactctcggggggggggggactgcaGGAGGGTTTCATCACCCCAGGATACCCCTGAACCCCTAAGCTGTAGCCCCCACACCCGGGCAGCCTCCCATCTCAAGCTCTAAGTCCAGAGTGCAAGGCTTTGCGCGCGTGGGAAGGGGGCGCGGGTGCGCGCGGGGATGCGACAGGTGGTCGTGAGCCCACCGGCGGAGCGGACTGGAGGCGAGGGGCGAGGGGCTGCCGGGTGTGCGCacctaatttgtttttaaaatgccttgGGCTACTTTCCACCGCTTATGCAGCTTTTGTTTGCCGACTTGCCGAAACTGGCTCCCGTGAAGCACTTAGAtgtcccccatccccatccccaccactCTCTGGGGGTCCTCGCAGGAGCCTAGGGTGGCTCGGGCAAGGGTTTCCCCTGTTTATGTGGATAATGATGCAGGGGAATTAAGAGGGTCTTGGGCGCGCGTTCAACCGAGACCCTTTAAGTGGTAGTTGCCGCGGCAcggaacggggcggggggggggNggggggggggggggggggggacgcaGGACACACACGGAGACCCCCATCCAGGGCTGGCCTCAGAGTTTCGGGGGTCCTACTGTTCTGGGGAAAGGCTAAGGGCATTTCAGTTGGGATTTATGGCTGGCTTAGCATGGTCTCAGAGACTGGACAACCCTGTGCGCACTGAACCCAAACACACAGCGCCGCGCCCGCGGCAGCGGCTATCATGTGCCGCTTATCCGCCTCGGGTGCCGGCTGCAGGGTCGGTGGGCCAGCAGCCCCAGTTCCTCACCAGCCACCTTCCAGCTCCTCTCCTTTCGCTATGGGTATcccaaggcagccgcttcacTTTTCCACGCTAAAGCCCTCTGAGGCGGCACTGAGCCCGGCCACAAGTCCAGCGGTCGCCTGGCTGCGCTCCTGTCGCCGAAGCTCATCGGGGCTTAGAGCCGGCAGGGGAAAATACCCGCACCGCCTGGGTGGGCTTGGTGCGTGCACGCGCACTGCTCTGGGTCTGGGGTCTGGCGTCTGCGGAGGGATTTGAGCTGCGGGAAAAAACTGCTGCTTGCGGGTCACGTACGACCCGGGACACGGGCATGAGGTCTGTCTCGCCAGTGGGTGACACGGACCTGCAAGCCACCTTTGGGTACAAAGCATCCGGGCATGAGGCAGGTGGTCGCCTGGTGGGCGGGCGGGAGAGAGATGCAGGATGAGTGCTACAAGGGTTGGGCTGTGGTGAGCGGGAGCACTGCTTGGATCGCTGTATCTACGAGCCGCAGGCGGGTGAACCACGCACCGTTCAATCTTGTTAAGTCTAACGCATCCCTTTTAGAACGATGGGACCACAGCCGCGGCGCATCACTGCCCCGCATCCACCATCCACGTGGCCATGCTGCAGAGGAAAGCTGACAAAGTCGGACTCTGGGCAACGTGTGGGGTCCCCCAAAGGCGTATCATGTCAGGACTACGGGTCTACACACTTGGAAATGCCAAGCTGAACTTTGGCTCAAACTTTGTCCAACTATCCCCACGCGCAACGGCTCAACCATTTGAGCGTCCACTGAATGGGCCAACTGGGTCGCGACCGTCCACTCACTCCCCTCCGACCCCAGCGCTGGGTCAGCCATTGGGCTGGGGTCACGCCAATCAAGGTTGCCTGGCGAATGAGCAGGGGGCATCGGACCGGAAACCGGATATGAATGGGAGGTCCAATAGGGGGCGCCGCGTTGGAACGCCCTAAGAGGCTGTGCTGCTGGGGTGGTTGGAAGCAGCTGGTGGGCGGGCGTATGGCGGCCAGGCCTGGGACGCCACGAGGCGGGCTGGCGCCGTGGGGTCACTCTTCCTAAAGTCCCAAGTCACCAAGGCTGGAAGGGAAGGTTGGGGGCTGTCAGGGGCCAACCCTAGGAGTCGCTGGTGGCGGTGGGCAAACCCACCCGACCTAGGGGACCGCCGCTGAGGCCAGGCgaggaggaagaaaatgtctAGGGCCTGGAGGTAGAGAGCCAGGACCCTGAGGAGAGACTGGGCTCACTGCCCCGATGCAGAGGTGCAGTCCCAGACGGATAAGGAGTTGAGGCCCCAGGGATCCTGTGCCCTGCCGAGCTAGAAGGTCAGTAGACATTGGGGTCTGGAGCCCCAAAGGGGCGGTTTGCCTACGACGCTTGGACTCTGTTCCCAAGCACTGTCCATCAAGGAGTGGGTTCAGGGTCTCCTTGTTTGATATCCTCATGGGTGTGTGGGACCCCTTTGTTCAACACTCTTTGGTATCTTGGTCCTTCGCCTGGAGAGCAAACTATTGAGGGGATAAAGGCTGGGTAGATACCCGCCCTCCATCCTAAAGGATAAGGAACATAAAAATGATAGGAAAGACCTctcctggggttgggggtgggggaccctGAAAGTCTTGATGGGGAAAATGGCGTTTCAGATGGGCCTGCATGGATGGGCAGGGCCCTGGCCTACCAATGGGGGGAATGGGAGGAATGGGAGATGCCGGCCTACCCTGAGCTGAGCAAGACCCAATAGGGGGAAGCAAGGGACACCGTGTGGAGTCTTAGGAGGGGCAGTAAGAGTGAAAGCAGGACAAATTGGATAGGATCTCTCCGGGGATAGTTGGAAACTAAAGGGCAAGCACTTTTGAGGTGGTTTTGGTAGGAAACAGAGcagatgttgaacattttctgtACTTCAAGTAGGGTTTGAGGCTAGTTTTAGTAAAGATGGAAGCAGTTGGCGGGGGGATGGTCCTGATGGCAAGAACAGTGGAAGCTGTGGCTGGTTGCATCGTCTAAGGTAGTGGGAAGGCTGAAGGAAGGGACTCAAGAGGGATCCCAAAGGGCCCTTTAGCAGCTTCTGTGCCACAAAGGCACAAAAGGTGGAGAAGCCAAAGTCTGGCACTTGGGTGATGGGACACACAAGTGACACAGGAAGTCCACAGGATCTGGGGAGGGGCTGGCGTGGTGGCGGAGCCACTCTGGTTTTAGACTTGGCAGAGGTGAAGGAAGGATGGGCAGTCAGGCAGCCTATTATTTAAGAGGGTGGGTCTGAAGTTTAGAAGGAAGGTAAAGACCCCAAGTTCAAAGTGATAGCCGTCCTTACAGGGTATGAAATGACTGGATCAGAGACTAGCCTTGAGGGGAAGAATATATTTGGTGATAGAATCTTGAACACTCAGAGCactggagaggaaaaggaaagatgtcTCGGGAGAGAGCAGTGGGCTCAGAAGGGACTGGTGGGGGTATGCCGGAGGGGAGAATCTAAGAGGTGCTCGGAGTGCCTAATGGAGACTGTGGCTTCTTAGCCTCTGCACGGTCCGCATCGGGACCAGCTGACTCCGCTGCGGACTGTCCTGGGCGCTCTAGGGCGTCGGcggcacccctggcctctacccactagatgccagtagcagcccCTTAGTTGTAGCAACCAAAAATGTCTGTAAACtttgccaaatgtcctctgggggGCAAAATCGCCCCCGGATGAAACCACTGCCGTAGGCTGAGAAAGGACCCTTGGACTTGAATAGGAATCACCTTAATTGAAAGGTAAATGAggactgggaagaaaaaaaatcccactattTAACTCTAGTGTTCCCCATTTTGTCTACTCTTCCCCCCCACTGCCCTGGAAGGGATTGGCCACCAGAGTCTGAAAACCCCAAATCCCTTACATGAAGGGGTTCAAAGCTGAAACCACAGAACAGAGTGGGACCCGAGAATACCTCAGAAGTGTGGCCAGATGTTTGAGGAGCTGGCTGACATGAAAGGCAGCTGGCGCGCCTGACCACAGGGACCCGCCCGAGGAGCCCGGTGTGGTAAGTGCTGGGGGCGACAGCGGGTGGGTTGATTGGGGGCTGCTGTGATTGGTGGGGCTGTCTGACAAGCTTTCTGGCTCAAGACAGAACTGTGGCCTTGCCCTGGATGGAGATGGCCAGTTACAGGTGGTGGTGGGCAGCCGAGTCCAGATCTCCAGTTCTGGATGGATTTCTCTCAGGGACAGAGGTCACTGTTTGATAGGAATAAGCAGGAACAAGGAAGGAAGGTCGGTGAATGAGCTGACACAGATCACAAAGAGGAAGGCAAGGTGAGGCTCGTCAGGGTGCCTGGGAGAATGGGGAGCTGGGGCGAAGGACAGAAGCTgcgtgccaggctctgggccccGTTCCCACAGGGAGTGCGGTGAGATGGTATatccacagagaaggaaaggattgGCTGTCAAAATCCAGGCGAAGGTTTCTGGGAAGTTGTGTATCCTCAGCTACTTAAAAAGAATAGATTTTCTACACTCGATGAATTAAGAAAGGAGCAGCCAACACTGCTCACGTTTCAGTTAAACTGCATTTTTTGAGGAAAGTCCTCCTGTTTACCAAATGGCCCAGGGGCCTCAGGTGGAATATTGGCTGCTTTCTGTAAACGAGCAACCCCCAATGGAAAGAACGTATTTCTTCACTGTGGGCTCTCCGAGCGGCACTGTTGCCATCTGCAGGGACGTGGCCCCCTTCCTTGGTGACCCCATGTGGTGCCCTAGGCTTCCCAAACTCAATCTTCCTGCTATATCGACACCTCCCCGCCAGCACACAGTATAATCAGCAGACGGCTGTTAGGATGCTTACATTTGGGGATTCTTACTCATTGCCAAAAGCACAAGGCACGTCTAAGTTTTAAGTAGCTGCCTGTCAACTTTCTTTCTTGGTTCACCCCTGTATCCGAGAATGAGAAAGTAGACAGGGAAGGAGGTGGTCGAGAGGGAAGGgagcagaaaccaggaaaaaGATCTTTCTTTGGCAGTGGGATTTCCTCCTAGCCTATGGCTTGGGGCAGGGGGCCATTTGCAGAAGAGCTGTCTCTGCAGACCACCTCTGTCCCTGTTGTCAGGGGCTTTCtttcaaatgaggaaaaggagaacCTTTTCACCAGTtgtgaggaaaaaagcaaaagcagaaaggagagaaCTGGGGAAAAGAACTGAGGCAACTATTCCGTTTCTCAGCCTCCCAGTGACAAATGTTTTTTGAGGGCTGAGTGAGTAGCCATAAGACTTTGAAGCTGTTCAGTTAATTACTGTTCAATTAAGACTTGCTGTGCCCATCGTTCTACCTTCCAGCATCTCCTCTGCCAGCCTTGGCCGGTGGAGGCAGCAGCAGCCTGCTGCTGTTTGCAGAAGGGTCTGCGTGACCAGGCTGTTTTCAGGCAAATGCCAGCTCAAGAGAAAAATGCTTCGAATGGAGGTTAGGGCTGATCCTAAAGACAGTCAGAACCAGACTTCAGAAAATACTTGATGTGCTCAGATTAAAAAGCCCTGAGCTGGAGCCCCAGGGGCCAAGGGTCTCCTGTCAGGAGTTTAGACCCCTTCATGCAGCTCACAAGCTAAACTCAGCAGCCCTCCACTTGGCAAGGGCTACTACCCATTTCTGCTGCAGCCGGGCGTACGGCTGTCCTGACCACCCGTGCTGGTACGGTGGGTCCACACCGTCTCGACAGTCGCTTGAACTGGGCTGTGGACTCCTTCTTTAGGCTAGCTGATGGTGCAGCAGAGAATCTGGAGGGGAGAAGTGGCCATTCCAGAAAAGATGAACAATGCCCTGGGAAGGGGGACTAAGAGGAGTAAAAGTGGGGGCTAGAAGGGCAAGAGGGAATCCCTGAGGATACATCTGGCTTTAGTGGAAGCTctgtttaaaatttcagtaatCATGGTGGGAATTCCAGGCACCTTAATTTGAATGTGAGGGGaatggtatattttatgtttgtgcatggcctcagtttccctgagtGCATTCTCCACCTGAGCTGGAATGGAGACAGCAGCATAAGCCAGGGTGCTGAGAACCCATtcttgcctggggtgggggagaaacagGTTATCTTCAGCTGGCCCAAGTCCTTGGCCAATTTGAGACCTGGGGCCTCTCCCTGAACTGAAAGCCAAGATTTAGCATCTGAGCTCTACAACAGGATTTCCTAGGttttaaatctttccatttgGTCAAAGCAATTGAGGAAGATGTACAAAAAGCCCACCTAGAAAACTGAAATTTCTGGCCAGGTGTGTAGAGACCCTCTAAGGGAAAGGGACCTTCCGAGTGCCTCTTCTGCAATCCCCGGGAAGAGGGGGGCGGTGGTCCTCCACTGCCAGGTGTGGCTATTAGAAATGCTCTTCCTGACATTGCTTCTGCTGCCACCAGATTTTTGAAGATGGCCGTGAAGTCTCCCCTAAACCTTCTTCTCCCTGAATCTCTCCTTATTTCTTCATATGACTCTTCATAGCCCTAGCATGTGTGGGCTCTGTGACTTCCTATCTCCAGATCTTATCTTCTATCTTCTCTTTCGTCCCCAGTGTTCTTGTCTCCATCTTCCAGTTTTTTCTGTGCTCCATCCCCCaaaccttcctttccctttgttgTTCTCAACTCTTCCCACACATTAGGGACACCCCTTCCCATCTGTGCACGCAGCCTAGTCGCACCCCAGTCTTTCTGATATTCGTGGCCCCGTTAATTTGCAGCATGCTTACCCTAAAATAAGCTCGTAGAAT comes from the Ailuropoda melanoleuca isolate Jingjing chromosome 13, ASM200744v2, whole genome shotgun sequence genome and includes:
- the LOC100473680 gene encoding guanine nucleotide-binding protein G(s) subunit alpha isoforms XLas isoform X2, encoding MGMRNCLDGNNMSGQRDIPLELGEQPQQPSLEAPGAAASSPGPGAAEEMETEPPHSEPVPIEIEGETCGPSEVSRPNFQDLGQAIEEARAHGGYSPPPEEAMPFEVEQPSSGGFWPTCEQRGDTTGARAGLEVFSPALMEHGAFGDAGPGLGGYSPPPEEAMPFEFEQPAQGGGNQPVLQVSDLAPGGPGAGAFSTPPQEPQALRPANPGFRGDSSPPPEEAVPFEFDGAAFGDDSPPPGLPRAIPQIDGGGGGGQSSAAEVPSAVLLAPAANEPPLWVPGAIGSPSREAVRSPAHFAGDSPPMEISGPPLEIGSAPVGVDDAPVNMDSPPIALDGPPIEVSRAPVKRERAEGERPPVEGEAAEMEGGSATAAADGGKVSSPGVGAPDAGAKPASPAAGAAAAAPDAPAAGAAAAAPDAPAAGAAPDAPAAPAAGATAAAPDAPATGAAAPAAGAASAARAAPAAPASGARPKLRFLRPPSPEIQAADPPTPQPTRAFAWRGRSGRSRDDDEGSVSSDDDHSSDESDDGTSGCRRWLQPRRNRRRRKPRRNLLRNFLMQAFGGCFGRSESPQPKASHSPKVKKIPLAEKRRQMRKEALEKRAQKRAEKKRSKLIDKQLQEEKMGYMCTHRLLLLGAGESGKSTIVKQMRILHVNGFNGEGGEEDPQAARSNSDGEKATKVQDIKNNLKEAIETIVAAMSNLVPPVELANPENQFRVDYILSVMNVPDFDFPPEFYEHAKALWEDEGVRACYERSNEYQLIDCAQYFLDKIDVIKQADYVPSDQDLLRCRVLTSGIFETKFQVDKVNFHMFDVGGQRDERRKWIQCFNDVTAIIFVVASSSYNMVIREDNQTNRLQEALNLFKSIWNNRWLRTISVILFLNKQDLLAEKVLAGKSKIEDYFPEFARYTTPEDATPEPGEDPRVTRAKYFIRDEFLRISTASGDGRHYCYPHFTCAVDTENIRRVFNDCRDIIQRMHLRQYELL
- the LOC100473680 gene encoding guanine nucleotide-binding protein G(s) subunit alpha isoforms XLas isoform X3 → MGMRNCLDGNNMSGQRDIPLELGEQPQQPSLEAPGAAASSPGPGAAEEMETEPPHSEPVPIEIEGETCGPSEVSRPNFQDLGQAIEEARAHGGYSPPPEEAMPFEVEQPSSGGFWPTCEQRGDTTGARAGLEVFSPALMEHGAFGDAGPGLGGYSPPPEEAMPFEFEQPAQGGGNQPVLQVSDLAPGGPGAGAFSTPPQEPQALRPANPGFRGDSSPPPEEAVPFEFDGAAFGDDSPPPGLPRAIPQIDGGGGGGQSSAAEVPSAVLLAPAANEPPLWVPGAIGSPSREAVRSPAHFAGDSPPMEISGPPLEIGSAPVGVDDAPVNMDSPPIALDGPPIEVSRAPVKRERAEGERPPVEGEAAEMEGGSATAAADGGKVSSPGVGAPDAGAKPASPAAGAAAAAPDAPAAGAAAAAPDAPAAGAAPDAPAAPAAGATAAAPDAPATGAAAPAAGAASAARAAPAAPASGARPKLRFLRPPSPEIQAADPPTPQPTRAFAWRGRSGRSRDDDEGSVSSDDDHSSDESDDGTSGCRRWLQPRRNRRRRKPRRNLLRNFLMQAFGGCFGRSESPQPKASHSPKVKKIPLAEKRRQMRKEALEKRAQKRAEKKRSKLIDKQLQEEKMGYMCTHRLLLLGAGESGKSTIVKQMRILHVNGFNGDEKATKVQDIKNNLKEAIETIVAAMSNLVPPVELANPENQFRVDYILSVMNVPDFDFPPEFYEHAKALWEDEGVRACYERSNEYQLIDCAQYFLDKIDVIKQADYVPSDQDLLRCRVLTSGIFETKFQVDKVNFHMFDVGGQRDERRKWIQCFNDVTAIIFVVASSSYNMVIREDNQTNRLQEALNLFKSIWNNRWLRTISVILFLNKQDLLAEKVLAGKSKIEDYFPEFARYTTPEDATPEPGEDPRVTRAKYFIRDEFLRISTASGDGRHYCYPHFTCAVDTENIRRVFNDCRDIIQRMHLRQYELL
- the LOC100473680 gene encoding guanine nucleotide-binding protein G(s) subunit alpha isoforms XLas isoform X1 is translated as MGMRNCLDGNNMSGQRDIPLELGEQPQQPSLEAPGAAASSPGPGAAEEMETEPPHSEPVPIEIEGETCGPSEVSRPNFQDLGQAIEEARAHGGYSPPPEEAMPFEVEQPSSGGFWPTCEQRGDTTGARAGLEVFSPALMEHGAFGDAGPGLGGYSPPPEEAMPFEFEQPAQGGGNQPVLQVSDLAPGGPGAGAFSTPPQEPQALRPANPGFRGDSSPPPEEAVPFEFDGAAFGDDSPPPGLPRAIPQIDGGGGGGQSSAAEVPSAVLLAPAANEPPLWVPGAIGSPSREAVRSPAHFAGDSPPMEISGPPLEIGSAPVGVDDAPVNMDSPPIALDGPPIEVSRAPVKRERAEGERPPVEGEAAEMEGGSATAAADGGKVSSPGVGAPDAGAKPASPAAGAAAAAPDAPAAGAAAAAPDAPAAGAAPDAPAAPAAGATAAAPDAPATGAAAPAAGAASAARAAPAAPASGARPKLRFLRPPSPEIQAADPPTPQPTRAFAWRGRSGRSRDDDEGSVSSDDDHSSDESDDGTSGCRRWLQPRRNRRRRKPRRNLLRNFLMQAFGGCFGRSESPQPKASHSPKVKKIPLAEKRRQMRKEALEKRAQKRAEKKRSKLIDKQLQEEKMGYMCTHRLLLLGAGESGKSTIVKQMRILHVNGFNGEGGEEDPQAARSNSDGSEKATKVQDIKNNLKEAIETIVAAMSNLVPPVELANPENQFRVDYILSVMNVPDFDFPPEFYEHAKALWEDEGVRACYERSNEYQLIDCAQYFLDKIDVIKQADYVPSDQDLLRCRVLTSGIFETKFQVDKVNFHMFDVGGQRDERRKWIQCFNDVTAIIFVVASSSYNMVIREDNQTNRLQEALNLFKSIWNNRWLRTISVILFLNKQDLLAEKVLAGKSKIEDYFPEFARYTTPEDATPEPGEDPRVTRAKYFIRDEFLRISTASGDGRHYCYPHFTCAVDTENIRRVFNDCRDIIQRMHLRQYELL